The Pongo abelii isolate AG06213 chromosome 23, NHGRI_mPonAbe1-v2.0_pri, whole genome shotgun sequence genome includes a window with the following:
- the APOL4 gene encoding apolipoprotein L4 (The RefSeq protein has 2 substitutions compared to this genomic sequence) has translation MQQKDQQFREWFLKQFPQIRWKIQESIERLRVIADEIEEVHRGCVIAKAVSGSTGILSVIGVVLAPFTAGLSLSITAAGVGLGIASATAGIASGIVENTYTRSAELKASRLTATSTDQLEALRDIMRDITPSVLSFALDFDEATKMIANDVRTLRTKATVGRPLIAS, from the coding sequence ATGCAGCAAAAAGACCAGCAGTTTAGGGAGTGGTTTTTGAAACAGTTTCCTCAAATCAGATGGAAGATTCAGGAGTCCATAGAAAGGCTTCGTGTCATTGCAAATGAGATTGAAGAGGTCCACAGAGGCTGCGTCATCGCCAAAGTGGTGTCTGGCTCCACTGGCATCCTGTCTGTCATTGGCGTTGTGTTGGCACCATTTACAGCAGGGCTGAGCCTGAGCATTACAGCAGCTGGGGTAGGGCTGGGAATAGCATCTGCTACAGCTGGGATCGCCTCCGGCATTGTGGAGAACACATACACAAGGTCAGCAGAACTCAAAGCCAGCAGGCTGACTGCAACCAGCACTGACCAATTGGAGGCATTAAGGGACATTATGCGTGACATCACACCCAGTGTGCTTTCTTTTGCACTTGATTTTGACGAAGCCACAAAAATGATTGCAAATGATGTCCGTACACTCAGGACTAAAGCCACTGTTGGACGCCCTTTGATTGCTTCGTGA